The Deinobacterium chartae genome includes a window with the following:
- a CDS encoding helix-turn-helix transcriptional regulator has product MASLSSVDTCLPVRLLCGLEGLRQELSVALRLRGYPPSENAAVTLLVDAPWGYALEELPRVREAVNRVVVVTDSPCPEYWEDLWDLGAGGLLAEDVRMAEVGPALELVLSGQRLRRTPPRLTQLTVAERALLRCNALGWNNRRIAQALGLNERTIKNGLSRIYEKLGLENRTQAALYYWGMWRILGLEAEYGVRGRYFSPERA; this is encoded by the coding sequence ATGGCGTCGTTATCCTCTGTGGACACCTGCTTGCCCGTACGCCTGCTCTGCGGTCTCGAGGGGCTGCGGCAGGAACTCAGCGTTGCGTTGCGGCTGCGCGGTTACCCACCCAGCGAGAACGCGGCCGTTACATTGCTGGTCGATGCGCCCTGGGGGTACGCCCTCGAGGAACTGCCGCGGGTGAGAGAGGCGGTGAACCGGGTGGTGGTGGTGACCGACAGCCCCTGCCCGGAGTACTGGGAGGATCTGTGGGATCTGGGAGCGGGCGGGCTGCTCGCCGAGGACGTGCGCATGGCCGAGGTCGGCCCGGCCCTCGAGCTGGTGTTGAGCGGGCAGCGTCTGCGCCGCACGCCGCCCCGCCTGACCCAGCTGACGGTCGCTGAGCGGGCCTTGCTGCGCTGCAACGCCTTGGGCTGGAACAACCGCCGCATTGCCCAGGCGCTGGGCTTAAACGAACGCACCATCAAGAACGGCCTGAGCCGGATCTACGAGAAGCTGGGTCTGGAGAACCGCACCCAGGCCGCGCTGTACTACTGGGGAATGTGGCGCATTCTGGGCCTGGAGGCCGAGTACGGGGTCCGGGGGCGGTACTTTAGTCCTGAAAGAGCGTGA
- a CDS encoding DUF4384 domain-containing protein, giving the protein MRKLILSALLLATVTFPAAVAADARISPQSIIVNPTPPAPSELGVRVWTDRDSSGNGNPGYRPGERIRLYVSTTRDAYVYLFNVDPSGNVDMVLPNRYSGGGNFVRAGTTAVFPAANAGFTFDIAAPYGQNKVLALASKTPLNMDEVARFQSGQTSGFAQSQVKGQSGLAQALSIVVNPVPQNSWITDTARYTVIR; this is encoded by the coding sequence ATGCGAAAGCTGATTCTTTCTGCCCTGCTGCTTGCAACCGTCACCTTCCCCGCCGCCGTGGCGGCCGACGCCCGCATCTCGCCGCAGAGCATCATCGTCAACCCCACTCCGCCCGCTCCCAGCGAACTGGGCGTGCGGGTGTGGACCGACCGCGACTCCAGCGGCAACGGCAACCCCGGCTACCGACCCGGCGAGCGCATCCGCCTGTACGTCTCGACCACCCGTGACGCCTACGTGTACCTGTTCAACGTGGACCCCAGCGGCAACGTCGACATGGTGCTGCCCAACCGCTACTCGGGCGGCGGCAACTTCGTGCGCGCAGGCACCACGGCGGTTTTCCCCGCCGCCAACGCCGGCTTTACCTTCGACATCGCCGCCCCCTACGGCCAGAACAAGGTGCTGGCCCTGGCCTCCAAGACCCCGCTGAACATGGACGAGGTCGCCCGCTTCCAGAGCGGTCAGACCAGCGGCTTCGCCCAGAGCCAGGTCAAAGGCCAGAGCGGGCTGGCCCAAGCGCTCTCGATCGTGGTGAACCCGGTGCCGCAGAACTCCTGGATCACCGACACCGCGCGCTACACGGTCATTCGCTGA
- a CDS encoding GNAT family N-acetyltransferase: protein MLIRPLNAHDADSFWHLRLEALTREPGAFGASAESHRETTPQDAAARLEARPGESFTLGAFLGDELVGTAGLLRSGGLKERHKAGVWGVYVRAEASGRGAGRALMTDLLERATGLAGLEQVTLTVAVTQQAARALYRSLGFEVWGLEPRALKVSGVYVDEEHMVRFLR from the coding sequence ATGCTGATTCGTCCTCTGAATGCTCACGATGCCGACTCCTTCTGGCACCTGCGCCTCGAGGCGCTCACCCGCGAACCGGGCGCTTTTGGCGCTTCGGCCGAGAGCCACCGCGAGACCACGCCGCAGGACGCAGCCGCGCGCTTAGAGGCGCGGCCCGGCGAGAGCTTCACCCTGGGTGCCTTCTTGGGCGACGAACTGGTCGGCACGGCCGGGCTGCTGCGCTCGGGCGGCCTCAAGGAGCGCCACAAGGCCGGGGTGTGGGGCGTGTACGTGCGCGCCGAAGCCTCCGGGCGCGGCGCGGGCCGGGCGCTGATGACCGACCTGCTCGAGCGGGCGACGGGCTTGGCGGGCCTCGAGCAGGTCACGCTGACCGTAGCGGTCACCCAGCAAGCGGCCCGCGCCCTGTACCGCTCGCTGGGCTTCGAGGTGTGGGGACTCGAGCCGCGCGCGCTGAAGGTGAGCGGCGTTTACGTGGACGAAGAACACATGGTGCGTTTCCTGCGCTGA
- a CDS encoding NUDIX hydrolase, whose protein sequence is MPISRVIPLKRAAHVYIVQEGQMLLVTERMDDGSIFWGLPGGKARDGETLADAAIRQVKEETGLELANLEFVSLLEGELLPGTRNHCWATFTRFSGTVSGDIGPTDPEVLGAQWVPVGEVMNLVRYGPPPEIEERHPLIWLPTRDFLEGNPRSYYPI, encoded by the coding sequence ATGCCCATCTCACGAGTCATCCCGCTCAAGCGCGCAGCTCACGTCTACATCGTGCAGGAGGGCCAGATGCTGCTGGTCACCGAACGCATGGATGACGGCTCCATCTTCTGGGGCCTGCCGGGCGGCAAGGCCCGCGACGGAGAGACGCTTGCCGACGCCGCCATCCGTCAGGTCAAGGAAGAAACCGGTCTGGAACTCGCCAACCTCGAGTTCGTCAGCCTGCTCGAGGGCGAACTGCTACCCGGAACCCGCAACCACTGCTGGGCGACCTTTACCCGCTTTTCTGGCACGGTCAGCGGCGACATCGGCCCGACCGACCCCGAGGTGCTCGGAGCCCAGTGGGTGCCGGTCGGCGAGGTCATGAACCTGGTGCGCTACGGCCCGCCGCCGGAGATCGAGGAGCGTCACCCGCTGATCTGGCTGCCTACCCGCGACTTCCTCGAGGGCAATCCGCGGTCGTACTACCCGATCTGA
- a CDS encoding enoyl-CoA hydratase-related protein, with the protein MYQNILIERPDPGVGLIRLNRPQVMNALNRATLDEIMVALSGFGADDTVQVVVLTGNERAFAAGADIAELQDKTAAQLLADGRAAQWDALRRFPKPIIAAVSGFCLGGGHELAMGCDIVIASDSAQFGQPEINLGLLPGAGGTQRLTRALGKSLAMEVILADRRLSAQEALRHGLVSRVVPRETYLEEALRLARIIASKSPVAVRLAKQSVLRSFDTTLEVGLELERHNFYLLFATEDQKEGVRAFIEKRTPSWKGR; encoded by the coding sequence ATGTATCAGAACATCCTGATCGAGCGCCCGGATCCGGGCGTGGGTCTGATCCGGCTGAACCGGCCGCAGGTCATGAACGCCCTGAACCGGGCTACCTTGGACGAGATCATGGTCGCACTCTCCGGGTTCGGGGCCGATGACACGGTACAGGTGGTGGTCCTGACCGGCAACGAGCGCGCTTTTGCGGCCGGAGCGGACATCGCCGAACTGCAGGACAAGACCGCAGCACAGCTGCTGGCGGACGGGCGGGCCGCGCAGTGGGACGCGCTGCGCCGCTTTCCCAAGCCGATCATCGCGGCGGTGTCCGGTTTCTGCCTGGGCGGAGGACACGAGCTGGCGATGGGCTGCGACATCGTGATCGCCAGCGACAGCGCGCAGTTCGGGCAGCCCGAGATCAACCTGGGCCTGCTGCCCGGAGCGGGCGGCACCCAGCGGCTGACCCGAGCACTCGGCAAGAGTCTGGCGATGGAGGTGATCCTCGCAGACCGCCGCCTCTCGGCACAAGAGGCGCTGCGCCACGGCCTGGTGAGCCGGGTGGTTCCGCGGGAAACGTACCTCGAGGAGGCGCTGCGCCTCGCGCGCATCATCGCCTCCAAGTCCCCGGTGGCCGTGCGGCTCGCCAAGCAGAGCGTGCTGCGCAGTTTCGACACGACCCTCGAGGTTGGCCTCGAGCTGGAACGGCACAACTTCTACCTGCTGTTTGCCACCGAGGACCAGAAAGAGGGCGTGCGCGCCTTTATCGAGAAGCGCACGCCCTCTTGGAAGGGCCGCTGA